The Panicum hallii strain FIL2 chromosome 9, PHallii_v3.1, whole genome shotgun sequence genome has a window encoding:
- the LOC112877786 gene encoding TPD1 protein homolog 1B-like, giving the protein MDCPLERASVATVIAFLLLLACHGPAGVIAGGEPPYSSAAETKKHAEMHARKMLINATTGGHPRGVAAAAAAAYAKAAERTTAALDEDDDCSEGVVQVSQVNAGPLPNGIPTYSVAITNTCLDCTVRDVHVSCGEFASTVLVDPRSFRRLAYGDCLVGDGGPIGPGETVCFEYSNSFIYSMDVASVSCGDI; this is encoded by the exons TGGCGACCGTCATCGCCTTTCTGCTCCTCCTAGCTTGCCACG GTCCAGCTGGAGTCATTGCCGGCGGCGAGCCTCCGTACTCCTCGGCGGCGGAGACGAAGAAGCACGCTGAGATGCACGCCCGCAAGATGCTCATCAACGCGACAA CCGGAGGGCACCCGCGCGGcgttgctgctgccgccgccgcggcgtacgcgaaggcggcggagcggacgacggcggcgctggACGAGGACGACGACTGCTCGGAGGGGGTCGTGCAGGTGTCCCAGGTCAACGCCGGCCCGCTGCCGAACGGCATCCCCACCTACAGCGTGGCCATCACCAACACGTGCCTGGACTGCACGGTGCGCGACGTCCACGTCTCCTGCGGCGAGTTCGCCTCCACGGTACTCGTCGACCCCAGAAGCTTCCGGCGCCTAGCGTACGGGGACTGCCTCGTCGGGGATGGCGGGCCCATAGGCCCCGGCGAGACCGTCTGCTTCGAGTACTCCAACTCCTTTATCTACAGCATGGACGTCGCCTCGGTCTCGTGCGGTGATATTTAG